One Fibrobacter sp. UWB16 DNA window includes the following coding sequences:
- a CDS encoding bifunctional indole-3-glycerol phosphate synthase/phosphoribosylanthranilate isomerase, with protein sequence MSEDILQKIVRMRREDIDRLGLNFNIDIPEARRVGHTEFLGNAGAILEVKRASPSKGDIAPDLNPVELATTYAEAHAQAVSVLTEMNFFKGSLRDLIAVADLMERRRQQGLHTCAVLRKDFLLFEDEIDIAYRCGADAVLLIARILDDEQLVKMAQRAQKFGIQAFVEVREADDFRKLAVVTAALGDAAAKTIVAGVNSRDLATFHTDPLIPASVRSKLPAKAVFESGILSAADATYARNLGFTGILVGEAVAKNPPLAKDVVSAFESGCENARGQFWKKFAERKFANNETRAASSQDARPQDARRPLVKICGITREEDGLLAAELGADMLGFVFSTTKRLTTEEFVRNFAAKISMCHPEPFDKLRDLNKVGEPVEPLLVGVITDPNSVEGKTAIKLAQEGVLDAVQFHGVDPHNSDALAESCSAALPYYCAARVGAPEDFDYVASLRKNGEPRILLDAKVEGIPGGSGKTIPESLLREKANGAPLWLAGGINPENVATLCEKFHPELIDVSSGIEDAPGIKNHDKMKALFAEFAAK encoded by the coding sequence ATGAGCGAAGATATTTTGCAAAAAATCGTGCGGATGCGCCGCGAAGACATCGATAGACTTGGGCTGAATTTCAACATTGATATTCCCGAGGCGCGTCGCGTTGGTCATACTGAATTTTTGGGTAATGCAGGAGCCATCCTTGAGGTCAAGAGGGCTTCGCCATCCAAGGGAGACATCGCACCGGACTTGAATCCAGTGGAACTTGCCACGACTTACGCCGAAGCACACGCTCAAGCGGTCTCCGTGCTGACCGAAATGAACTTTTTCAAGGGCTCGCTCCGTGACTTGATTGCCGTAGCGGACTTGATGGAACGCCGCCGTCAGCAGGGCTTGCACACTTGCGCTGTTCTCCGCAAAGATTTCCTTTTATTCGAAGACGAAATTGACATCGCTTACCGCTGTGGCGCCGATGCCGTATTACTCATCGCCCGCATCCTCGACGACGAACAGCTCGTTAAGATGGCACAGCGCGCGCAGAAGTTCGGCATTCAGGCATTCGTTGAAGTTCGCGAAGCTGACGATTTCCGCAAGCTTGCCGTTGTGACAGCCGCTCTCGGAGATGCAGCCGCCAAGACGATCGTCGCAGGCGTCAATTCCCGCGACCTCGCCACATTCCACACAGACCCGCTGATTCCCGCAAGCGTCCGCAGCAAACTCCCCGCCAAAGCCGTTTTTGAATCGGGCATTCTGAGCGCCGCCGATGCGACATACGCCCGCAATCTCGGATTCACAGGGATTCTCGTCGGCGAAGCCGTCGCCAAGAATCCGCCGCTCGCCAAAGACGTGGTCAGCGCATTCGAAAGCGGATGCGAAAACGCCCGCGGACAGTTCTGGAAGAAATTCGCCGAACGCAAATTTGCCAATAACGAGACTCGCGCCGCCTCATCACAAGATGCGCGCCCACAAGATGCGCGCCGCCCGCTCGTGAAAATCTGCGGCATCACCCGCGAAGAAGACGGTCTCCTCGCCGCCGAACTCGGCGCCGACATGCTCGGTTTCGTGTTCAGCACCACCAAGAGACTCACCACCGAAGAATTCGTGCGAAACTTCGCCGCAAAAATCAGCATGTGTCATCCTGAGCCCTTCGACAAGCTCAGGGACCTAAATAAGGTTGGTGAGCCTGTCGAACCACTACTCGTTGGCGTGATAACCGACCCGAATTCCGTCGAAGGCAAAACCGCCATCAAGCTCGCCCAAGAAGGCGTGCTCGATGCCGTACAATTCCACGGCGTTGATCCGCACAATTCCGACGCACTCGCGGAATCTTGCAGCGCAGCCCTCCCCTACTACTGCGCAGCCCGCGTAGGCGCCCCCGAAGATTTCGATTACGTCGCAAGTCTCCGCAAGAACGGCGAGCCCCGCATTTTGCTGGACGCCAAGGTCGAAGGCATCCCCGGCGGCTCCGGCAAGACCATCCCCGAATCGCTCCTCCGTGAAAAAGCAAACGGAGCCCCGCTCTGGCTCGCCGGCGGCATCAATCCTGAAAATGTCGCCACCCTCTGCGAAAAGTTCCACCCCGAACTCATCGACGTATCTAGCGGCATCGAAGACGCCCCCGGCATCAAGAATCACGACAAGATGAAAGCGCTGTTTGCGGAATTCGCCGCAAAATAA
- a CDS encoding Rpn family recombination-promoting nuclease/putative transposase: MDVQNKKCADPILEKLGLGRFYHGDKPLVWIADSPKLNKLHENVAPYNAEECDLSRYFVKEGEFGPYASLLYDKTFKKTFSPDTHRGKRNLLNLLNDMLEGQIPQKIMDVASLQPELNDSGSKVSKSSILDLHCRDERDNLIEIEVQIQRETNFLKRLVFYSSQMIVQQGEPGPDWDYDVKPVYVISFARFRVFDDNRPLHRAGILDYVTAERLIDSANFTIIELPKVTRMIRKSDSEVAKWLFIFRYLDRLKELPPALKTEKFEGLLPFAELARFNKKELKRYRYIMHLKWDRYAQQLAFVEDNPDFVKQIEDKAVEKALNLVERMQKKGASMAKIRASLGLSNNSR; encoded by the coding sequence ATGGACGTTCAAAATAAAAAATGTGCAGACCCGATTCTTGAAAAGCTTGGACTCGGGCGTTTTTACCATGGAGATAAACCGCTAGTTTGGATTGCTGATTCTCCGAAGTTGAATAAACTTCATGAAAATGTAGCCCCGTATAATGCCGAAGAATGCGACCTCTCGCGGTATTTTGTCAAGGAAGGTGAATTTGGACCTTACGCAAGTCTCTTGTACGACAAGACTTTTAAGAAAACGTTTTCTCCGGATACGCATCGCGGAAAACGCAATTTGCTGAACTTGCTGAATGATATGCTCGAAGGGCAGATCCCGCAAAAAATCATGGATGTGGCGTCGCTCCAGCCGGAACTCAATGATTCTGGTAGCAAGGTTTCCAAATCTTCAATCCTTGATTTGCATTGTCGCGATGAGCGGGATAATCTTATTGAAATAGAGGTGCAGATTCAGCGGGAAACGAATTTTTTGAAGCGTTTGGTGTTTTATTCAAGTCAGATGATTGTGCAACAGGGTGAACCCGGTCCCGATTGGGATTACGATGTCAAGCCTGTCTATGTGATTTCTTTTGCCCGATTTCGGGTGTTCGATGATAATCGGCCACTTCACCGTGCCGGAATTCTCGATTATGTAACCGCCGAACGGCTAATTGACAGTGCCAATTTCACGATTATCGAGCTTCCGAAGGTTACGAGGATGATTCGCAAAAGTGATTCGGAGGTCGCCAAGTGGCTGTTCATTTTTCGCTATTTGGACCGCTTGAAGGAGCTTCCTCCTGCTCTGAAAACGGAAAAGTTCGAGGGCTTGCTTCCGTTTGCCGAACTAGCTAGATTTAATAAAAAAGAACTCAAAAGGTACAGGTATATTATGCACTTGAAATGGGACAGATATGCACAACAGTTGGCATTTGTAGAGGATAACCCTGATTTCGTCAAGCAAATCGAGGATAAAGCTGTTGAAAAGGCATTAAACCTTGTTGAACGAATGCAAAAGAAGGGGGCTTCAATGGCTAAAATCCGAGCCTCTTTAGGCCTTTCGAATAATTCCAGGTAG
- a CDS encoding DHH family phosphoesterase, with translation MNKQTLFNNIISICLSGALFCACGDSTSSDSNNEGEEFKNTVNALDWGSDTTFVIGHKTPDVDAVTSAMSYAALMRALGHNTVAKIVSPINRETAYIAEKFGFKIPEQMSSVKAGTRLILTDHAESAQSVEGVKEAKILQIIDHHIPGDLDEKVTSDTYVNRQIIGSACTIIWDLYKKADVKIDNDMAKILLAGILSDTRNLTKVASSALDSSAWKSLIEQLKLSPDSVAKLSREMDDASHDYYGMTDKEIFLSDYKDYEIEGVKIGIASNDWYVDSTKKDFFKRLAAVMPEIAKEKKRDILFAKVDGHDPNPDSETAAETPFIESGSYTIIYATGDYEATAKKIAESAFGELFSEGVYFSAEKISRKSLMVPKITEYLEGKEK, from the coding sequence ATGAACAAACAAACTCTTTTCAACAACATCATATCCATCTGTCTCTCGGGCGCTCTTTTCTGCGCTTGCGGCGACAGCACTTCTTCCGACTCAAACAACGAAGGAGAAGAATTCAAAAACACCGTCAACGCCTTGGACTGGGGTTCCGACACCACATTCGTCATCGGGCACAAGACTCCTGATGTCGATGCCGTCACTTCGGCTATGAGTTACGCTGCACTCATGCGAGCTTTGGGGCACAACACCGTCGCCAAAATCGTAAGTCCAATCAATCGCGAAACGGCTTACATCGCCGAGAAATTCGGATTCAAAATTCCTGAACAGATGTCGTCTGTAAAAGCCGGTACGCGTCTCATCCTCACCGACCACGCCGAATCCGCGCAGTCCGTCGAAGGAGTCAAAGAGGCTAAGATTCTCCAGATTATCGACCACCACATTCCTGGCGACCTTGACGAAAAAGTCACCTCCGACACTTACGTGAACCGTCAAATTATCGGTTCCGCCTGCACCATCATTTGGGATCTCTACAAAAAGGCCGACGTCAAAATCGATAACGACATGGCCAAGATTCTTTTGGCGGGCATCCTTTCTGACACGCGCAACTTGACCAAAGTCGCATCCTCGGCTTTAGATTCGTCTGCATGGAAAAGCCTCATCGAACAGCTCAAGCTTTCCCCCGATAGCGTCGCCAAGCTCTCCCGCGAAATGGACGATGCGTCGCACGATTACTACGGCATGACGGACAAAGAAATTTTCCTCTCCGACTACAAGGATTACGAAATTGAAGGCGTCAAAATTGGAATCGCAAGCAACGACTGGTATGTCGATTCGACCAAGAAGGATTTCTTTAAACGTCTCGCCGCCGTGATGCCCGAAATTGCCAAAGAAAAGAAGCGCGACATTCTCTTTGCCAAGGTTGACGGACACGACCCGAATCCGGATTCGGAGACCGCGGCCGAAACACCGTTCATCGAATCGGGCTCCTACACCATCATCTACGCTACAGGCGATTACGAAGCCACCGCTAAAAAAATCGCCGAAAGTGCATTCGGAGAACTTTTCAGCGAAGGCGTTTACTTCTCCGCCGAAAAAATCAGCCGCAAGTCGCTGATGGTCCCAAAAATCACGGAATACCTCGAAGGCAAGGAAAAATAA
- the trpB gene encoding tryptophan synthase subunit beta, with the protein MTSTTSNNGFFDKFGGKYVAEIIRRPLDDLEAAFNKYIHDPEFLEELRIIQRDYIGRETPLYFAPTATELLGGAQIYIKLEGLANTGAHKINNAIGQCLLAKKMGKTRIIAETGAGQHGLATAAACAKLGLECVVYMGEVDVRRQQPNVATMEMYGAKVVPVTSGSRTLKDAVNEAMRDWATNFKNTHYVLGSALGPAPFPDIVRTFQSIIGEEVKRQAAERNIDIAAVVACVGGGSNSIGVFTPFINDANVRLIGAEAGGIGPNVGENAARMTGNASREGIVQGYKSRFLIDEDGQSMPTRSISAGLDYMGIGPQLAALGESGRVEFTAILDKEALEAVKFFARNEGILFALESAHAGAAAMKIAKELPKDKALVINMSGRGDKDIFITSPVFRPEKWKVFLKAELKRLDNNEDIHDAEIMNK; encoded by the coding sequence ATGACCTCAACAACTTCTAACAACGGTTTCTTTGACAAGTTCGGCGGCAAGTACGTTGCCGAAATCATCCGCCGCCCGCTCGACGACCTCGAAGCGGCATTCAACAAGTACATCCACGATCCGGAATTTCTCGAAGAACTCCGCATCATCCAGCGTGACTACATCGGTCGTGAAACGCCGCTGTACTTCGCTCCGACCGCAACGGAACTGTTGGGCGGCGCTCAGATTTACATCAAGCTGGAAGGCCTCGCCAACACAGGCGCCCACAAAATCAACAACGCCATCGGTCAGTGCTTGCTCGCTAAGAAGATGGGCAAAACCCGCATCATCGCCGAAACAGGCGCCGGTCAGCACGGGCTCGCCACTGCCGCCGCTTGCGCAAAGCTCGGCCTCGAATGCGTCGTGTACATGGGCGAAGTCGACGTCCGCCGTCAGCAGCCGAACGTGGCCACCATGGAAATGTACGGTGCAAAGGTTGTGCCGGTCACGAGCGGTAGCCGCACGCTCAAGGATGCCGTGAACGAGGCGATGCGCGACTGGGCCACGAATTTCAAGAACACTCATTACGTGCTTGGTTCCGCTCTCGGCCCAGCCCCGTTCCCGGATATCGTTCGCACGTTCCAGTCGATTATCGGTGAAGAAGTCAAGCGCCAGGCCGCAGAACGCAACATCGACATTGCCGCGGTTGTCGCCTGCGTGGGTGGCGGTAGCAACTCCATTGGCGTGTTCACGCCGTTCATCAACGACGCAAACGTGCGTTTGATTGGTGCAGAAGCCGGTGGCATAGGCCCGAACGTTGGCGAAAACGCAGCCCGCATGACGGGTAACGCAAGCCGCGAAGGCATCGTGCAGGGTTACAAGAGCCGCTTCCTCATTGACGAAGACGGTCAATCCATGCCGACGCGCTCCATTTCGGCAGGTCTCGACTATATGGGCATTGGCCCGCAGCTCGCCGCTCTCGGTGAATCTGGCCGCGTGGAATTCACGGCAATTCTCGACAAGGAAGCTCTCGAAGCGGTGAAGTTCTTTGCCCGTAACGAAGGCATTCTCTTTGCGCTTGAAAGTGCGCACGCCGGTGCCGCCGCTATGAAGATTGCGAAGGAACTCCCGAAAGACAAGGCTCTCGTCATCAATATGAGTGGCCGCGGTGACAAGGACATCTTTATCACAAGCCCGGTGTTCCGCCCCGAAAAGTGGAAGGTATTCCTAAAGGCAGAACTCAAGCGCCTCGACAATAACGAAGACATCCACGACGCGGAAATAATGAACAAATAA
- the trpA gene encoding tryptophan synthase subunit alpha — translation MNLMSHLIAGFPDAETSIAIADALVKGGANILEIQLAFSDPSADGPAIQTASTIALEKGYSTKQGLAIVKQIHERHPETPIYIMTYGSLAFTPGVENFVKMCKNAGVSACIIPDLPFDHDEGLTEACKKHGLENIPVAAPSMTKERLETMASAGFKYIYAALRAGTTGSETTIDQATLDFIDTVGKHGAKVLGGFGIRNGEQSKVLSKHVYAVVAGSVFVNIVLANADTAEGRAKAIDEIEAKAKEIAGK, via the coding sequence ATGAACTTAATGTCTCATCTCATTGCCGGGTTTCCGGACGCAGAAACTTCTATCGCCATCGCCGATGCCCTTGTGAAGGGTGGCGCCAACATCCTTGAAATTCAGCTTGCCTTCAGCGACCCGAGCGCCGACGGTCCAGCCATCCAGACAGCCTCCACCATCGCTCTTGAAAAAGGCTATTCCACTAAGCAGGGCCTCGCCATCGTGAAGCAGATTCACGAACGCCACCCCGAGACGCCGATTTACATCATGACTTACGGCTCGCTCGCCTTTACTCCGGGCGTCGAAAACTTTGTCAAGATGTGCAAGAACGCAGGTGTTTCTGCTTGCATCATTCCGGACCTTCCGTTTGACCATGACGAAGGCCTCACCGAAGCTTGCAAGAAGCACGGTCTCGAAAACATCCCGGTCGCCGCTCCGAGCATGACCAAGGAACGTCTCGAAACGATGGCTTCCGCGGGCTTCAAGTACATCTACGCCGCACTCCGCGCAGGTACTACCGGAAGCGAAACGACGATTGACCAAGCAACGCTTGACTTTATCGACACGGTCGGTAAGCACGGCGCGAAGGTTCTCGGCGGTTTCGGTATCCGCAATGGCGAACAGTCCAAGGTGCTTTCGAAGCATGTGTACGCCGTAGTCGCGGGTTCCGTATTCGTGAACATTGTGCTCGCAAACGCAGACACCGCCGAAGGCCGCGCAAAAGCCATCGATGAAATCGAAGCAAAAGCCAAGGAAATCGCCGGGAAGTAA
- a CDS encoding aconitate hydratase, with the protein MLFNFDMIQATYARIPARVAVARKQLGRPLTLAEKILYSHLIDGAENRTYKRGADFAEFHPDRVAMQDATAQMALLQFTTAGKSRVAVPSSVHCDHLIIAREGVEKDLPRAKEESKEVYDFLQSVSAKYGIDCWLPGAGIIHQVVLENYAFPGGMMIGTDSHTVNAGGLGMLAIGVGGADAVDAMVGLPWELKYPKMIGVKLTGKLQGFATAKDIILKLAGILTVKGGTNAIIEYFGEGARSLSATGKATIANMGAEVGATCSTFSYDDSMSRYLRATGRADVADAADKIAADLKADPEVEAEPEKYFDRVVEIDLNTLIPHYNGPFSPDRAFAVTDMAESLKATETKPESTPVVSAALIGSCTNSSYEDLYMAANMIKQALAKGLTPKCPLLINPGSEQVRYTAERDGLIDLFKQFGATIMTNACGPCIGRWDRAGADKKELNTIVHSFNRNFAKRADGNPNTHAFVASPLMAVIAALSGDIRFNPMTDTLVNNEGKAVKLDPPEQCELPPKGFDVKDAGYQAPAADGSNITVSINPTSKRLQALAPFGAWDGKDIAGAPILIKAKGKCTTDHISMAGPWLNYRGHLENISNNMLIGAVNAFNGETNKVLSNDGSYKEVPELAKQYKAAGVGSIVIGDENYGEGSSREHAAMEPRFLGVKAVIVKSFARIHETNLKKQGMLALTFKNAADYDKIQEQDVFDIVGLTKFAPGSEFTLVAHHKDGSVDNIALSHTYNEQQWAWFKAGSALNLIRANNK; encoded by the coding sequence ATGCTTTTTAATTTCGACATGATCCAGGCCACATACGCTCGCATTCCTGCACGCGTCGCTGTTGCCCGCAAGCAGCTTGGCCGCCCGCTCACTCTCGCCGAGAAGATTCTCTACAGCCACCTGATCGATGGCGCAGAAAACAGAACCTACAAGCGCGGCGCTGATTTTGCCGAATTCCACCCGGACCGCGTTGCCATGCAAGACGCAACCGCCCAGATGGCCCTCCTCCAGTTCACGACTGCAGGCAAGTCCCGCGTGGCTGTGCCGAGTTCCGTGCACTGCGACCACTTGATTATCGCTCGCGAAGGTGTCGAAAAGGACCTCCCCCGCGCCAAGGAAGAAAGCAAGGAAGTGTACGACTTCTTGCAGTCCGTCTCTGCCAAGTACGGCATTGACTGCTGGCTCCCGGGTGCAGGCATCATCCACCAGGTGGTGCTTGAAAACTATGCCTTCCCGGGCGGAATGATGATTGGTACCGACTCCCACACCGTGAACGCTGGCGGTCTCGGCATGCTCGCGATTGGCGTGGGCGGTGCAGACGCTGTTGACGCTATGGTCGGTCTCCCGTGGGAACTCAAGTACCCGAAGATGATCGGCGTGAAGCTCACCGGCAAGCTCCAGGGCTTTGCTACCGCCAAGGACATCATCCTCAAGCTCGCTGGCATCCTCACCGTGAAGGGTGGCACCAACGCCATTATCGAATACTTCGGCGAAGGCGCACGCAGCCTCTCCGCTACCGGCAAGGCAACAATTGCCAACATGGGTGCCGAAGTGGGCGCTACCTGCTCCACCTTCAGCTACGACGATTCCATGAGCCGTTACCTCCGCGCAACAGGCCGTGCCGACGTCGCTGACGCCGCCGACAAGATTGCCGCTGACCTCAAGGCCGACCCGGAAGTCGAAGCAGAACCGGAAAAGTACTTCGACCGCGTTGTGGAAATCGACCTCAACACGCTCATCCCGCATTACAACGGCCCGTTCAGCCCGGACCGCGCATTCGCCGTGACCGACATGGCAGAATCCCTCAAGGCCACCGAAACGAAGCCGGAATCTACGCCGGTCGTGAGCGCCGCCCTCATCGGTTCTTGCACGAACTCCAGCTACGAAGACCTCTACATGGCCGCTAACATGATCAAGCAGGCTCTCGCGAAGGGTCTCACCCCGAAGTGCCCGCTTCTCATCAACCCGGGTTCCGAACAAGTTCGCTACACCGCCGAACGCGATGGTCTCATCGACTTGTTCAAGCAGTTCGGTGCAACAATCATGACAAACGCTTGCGGTCCTTGCATTGGCCGCTGGGACCGTGCAGGTGCTGACAAGAAAGAACTCAACACGATTGTCCACAGCTTTAACCGCAACTTCGCAAAGCGCGCTGACGGCAACCCGAACACGCACGCCTTCGTTGCCTCCCCGCTCATGGCCGTGATCGCCGCCCTCTCTGGCGACATCCGCTTCAACCCGATGACCGACACCCTCGTGAATAACGAAGGCAAGGCTGTGAAGCTCGATCCGCCGGAACAGTGCGAACTCCCGCCGAAGGGCTTCGACGTGAAGGACGCTGGCTACCAGGCTCCGGCAGCTGACGGTTCCAACATCACAGTTTCCATCAACCCGACCAGCAAGCGCCTCCAGGCTCTCGCCCCGTTCGGCGCTTGGGACGGCAAGGACATCGCAGGCGCCCCGATCCTCATCAAGGCCAAGGGCAAGTGCACCACCGACCACATTTCTATGGCTGGTCCGTGGCTCAACTACCGCGGTCACCTCGAAAACATTTCGAACAACATGCTCATCGGCGCTGTAAATGCCTTCAACGGCGAAACCAACAAGGTTCTCAGCAACGACGGCAGCTACAAGGAAGTTCCGGAACTCGCCAAGCAGTACAAGGCAGCTGGTGTCGGCTCCATCGTGATCGGTGACGAAAACTACGGTGAAGGCTCCAGCCGCGAACATGCCGCCATGGAACCGCGCTTCCTCGGCGTGAAGGCCGTGATCGTGAAGAGCTTCGCCCGCATTCACGAAACGAACCTCAAGAAGCAGGGCATGCTCGCCCTCACCTTCAAGAACGCAGCCGACTACGACAAGATCCAGGAACAGGACGTGTTCGACATCGTTGGCCTCACCAAGTTCGCTCCGGGTTCCGAGTTCACGCTCGTCGCCCACCACAAGGATGGCTCGGTCGATAACATCGCCCTCAGCCACACCTACAACGAACAGCAGTGGGCATGGTTCAAGGCAGGCTCCGCCCTCAACCTCATCCGCGCGAACAACAAGTAA
- a CDS encoding sodium-dependent transporter yields MANNRENWGSKLGVILAVAGSAVGLGNFLRFPVQAATNGGGAFIIPYLIAFVFLGIPLAWIEWTLGRYAGYHNYGTSPSTYHVIFQKKKKWAKYLGSLGLLPPIFIIFYYGFIQSWILAFAFYSATGTLMDVVAQGPEKMTEFFGNYIMLKTCVGGIPVAIIFFLITFIANMVVLSFGVRKGIERANKICMPILLILGLVLVVRVLTLPGIGKGLAFMWNPDFSELASPKVWMAAAGQVFFTMSLGMAIIFCYASYLKPKEDLVLSSLTASATNGFAEVIIGGTVVIPMAVLIAGANIEECAKLGTFGLGFQTMPYVFGTLPFGGVLQTVWFTMLFFAGITSAISIIQPLISFCEDDLKFTRKKSVTTVSTITFIGSLTAIFGLAAGTVDELDFWGGTYLIVFVGMIQAVLFSLVLGRRNAKKAQENGDLPAEVVVEPGENEAFATMNDGSLLKLPRFLRPIILYVCPIYLIVLLVSFTLTDGLPFITLSNVDPNATVTFLGHTFPQIGFTWAFRGFLLVLFLLLNLAIAYAWRKGGPAEKGRSKSIKKMEIGNSDENMEG; encoded by the coding sequence ATGGCAAATAATCGTGAAAACTGGGGTTCCAAACTCGGGGTCATCCTCGCAGTTGCAGGTTCCGCAGTCGGTCTTGGCAATTTTCTTCGATTCCCTGTGCAGGCGGCTACCAATGGCGGCGGCGCATTCATCATCCCCTACCTCATTGCGTTTGTGTTCCTTGGGATTCCGCTCGCCTGGATTGAATGGACACTCGGCCGTTACGCAGGCTACCACAATTACGGCACCTCCCCAAGTACCTACCACGTGATTTTCCAAAAGAAAAAGAAGTGGGCAAAGTACCTGGGTTCGCTCGGACTCCTCCCGCCGATTTTCATCATTTTCTACTACGGATTTATCCAGTCCTGGATTTTGGCATTCGCATTCTACTCTGCAACAGGCACGTTGATGGACGTTGTCGCGCAGGGTCCGGAAAAAATGACGGAATTCTTCGGCAATTACATTATGCTCAAGACTTGCGTCGGAGGCATCCCGGTCGCCATCATCTTCTTCCTCATTACATTTATCGCGAACATGGTTGTGCTTTCGTTCGGTGTGCGCAAGGGCATTGAACGCGCCAACAAAATTTGCATGCCGATCCTCTTGATTTTGGGCCTTGTGCTTGTGGTCCGCGTGCTCACGCTCCCGGGCATCGGCAAGGGACTTGCCTTCATGTGGAACCCGGATTTCTCAGAACTCGCAAGCCCGAAGGTCTGGATGGCGGCAGCAGGCCAGGTGTTCTTCACGATGAGCCTCGGTATGGCCATCATTTTCTGCTACGCAAGCTACCTCAAGCCAAAGGAAGACCTCGTGCTTTCTTCGCTCACGGCAAGCGCAACGAACGGCTTCGCCGAAGTGATTATTGGTGGTACGGTCGTGATCCCGATGGCAGTGCTCATCGCAGGTGCAAACATCGAAGAATGCGCGAAGCTCGGCACGTTCGGTCTTGGATTCCAGACGATGCCTTACGTTTTCGGAACGCTCCCGTTCGGTGGCGTGCTTCAGACTGTTTGGTTCACGATGCTCTTCTTTGCAGGCATCACAAGCGCCATTTCCATCATCCAGCCGCTCATCAGCTTCTGCGAAGACGACCTCAAGTTTACGCGTAAAAAGTCCGTCACGACGGTCAGCACGATTACCTTTATCGGTAGCCTCACCGCTATTTTCGGCCTCGCCGCAGGCACCGTCGATGAACTCGACTTCTGGGGCGGTACGTACCTTATCGTGTTTGTGGGCATGATCCAGGCGGTTCTCTTTAGCCTCGTGCTCGGACGCCGCAACGCCAAGAAAGCCCAGGAAAATGGCGACCTCCCAGCCGAAGTCGTTGTGGAACCGGGCGAAAATGAAGCTTTTGCCACCATGAACGATGGCTCGCTTCTCAAGCTCCCGCGTTTCCTCCGCCCGATTATCCTTTACGTCTGCCCGATTTACCTGATAGTGCTTTTGGTTTCGTTCACACTCACGGACGGTCTCCCGTTCATCACGCTTAGCAACGTAGACCCGAACGCAACGGTCACATTCCTCGGACACACGTTCCCGCAAATCGGATTCACGTGGGCATTCCGCGGATTCTTGCTCGTGCTTTTCTTGCTTTTGAACCTTGCCATAGCCTATGCCTGGCGCAAAGGAGGCCCCGCAGAAAAGGGCCGCAGCAAGAGTATCAAGAAGATGGAAATCGGTAACTCTGACGAAAACATGGAGGGCTAA